Proteins encoded within one genomic window of Humulus lupulus chromosome 1, drHumLupu1.1, whole genome shotgun sequence:
- the LOC133812948 gene encoding uncharacterized protein LOC133812948, with the protein MVKSSISSYSYLCDCKTSFERHHILPPSTNTLTLTLNHFLRLLLLLPFIAFFFFNVSLNSPIFIVLWSLLLLLKLLLGNPIRKESVVLMPAFGVQLETHYASGRVSRQFIPVDKILKPVLLECVTPLTCYWNLSLIVRGEAQLISVFKVLRPPAKMLVPIWKALCAGTIDDDKEESSSKETAEDEATFNH; encoded by the exons ATGGTTAAGTCTTCAATATCATCATATAGCTACTTGTGTGATTGTAAAACCTCATTTGAGAGACACCACATTCTCCCACCTTCAACCAATACACTCACTCTAACTCTCAACCAttttcttcgtcttcttcttcttttgccaTTTATTGCATTCTTTTTCTTCAATGTAAGCTTGAACAGTCCAATATTCATTGTTTTATGGAGCTTACTTCTCCTTCTAAAGTTGTTACTTGGGAACCCAATCCGCAAAG AGTCTGTGGTTCTCATGCCTGCTTTTGGAGTTCAGCTTGAAACTCACTATGCCAG TGGAAGAGTAAGTCGTCAATTTATTCCTGTGGACAAGATTTTGAAACCGGTTCTGTTGGAATGTGTGACTCCACTTACATGTTACTGGAACCTCTCTTTGATTGTTCGTGGAGAAGCTCAACTAATTTCTGTTTTTAAG GTATTGCGGCCACCGGCGAAGATGCTGGTTCCCATATGGAAGGCCTTGTGTGCTGGTACCATCGACGATGATAAGGAAGAAAGTAGCTCAAAAGAAACTGCAGAGGATGAAGCTACCTTTAATCACTGA